The Corvus moneduloides isolate bCorMon1 chromosome 1, bCorMon1.pri, whole genome shotgun sequence nucleotide sequence GCATGCACCAACACAGATGTATTTATGTCAGCAGGATATCCCTGTTTTCTCTAGTCAAAGTCAGCAATGAAACACTTGACTCCCACTGGCACCTTTCATATTAAAAAGGATTTATCATTGTAATACCTGGGTCTTGTAGAGGATAGCTTAAGGGCACGCTTCACATAAAGTGCTTGACGATTCTGAAGTCAAcaaggcagaatttttttttttaattccaccGTTTATGACTGAAAAGAGGATGAAACCTTCGTGCCCCGAGGAACGCGTTTTCCCTGGGGTTGTCCTGAGGTCACTGCGTGAACCCGAGGCAGCCACATTCCGCTACCTCCTGAGAAAGGGCGCGGGGATGACGAGACGAGGGGATCAcgactgcagcagcagctcccgcCCCATTGGCGCCCGGCGTCCCcagggcggggccgggccgccccTGGAGGGGGCTGCGCCCTCACTCAAGATGGCGCCTCCAGTGTCTCCGACGGGCTATGACGTCAGAGCGCTGCTGGTCAGGATGGCGGCTGTTTACCTGCGGAACTTGCCCTTGTCCAACATGGCTGCTGTTCCCCAAGTGCTTCCGCCGGCAGCGGCGTCTGTTTGCCCTCAGTGAAGATGGCCGAGCGCAGTGCGGAGAGGGCGCGGTGTGCCGGTGGCTGCGGTGAGGATCAGtgtgcggggccgggctggcggCGGGGCTGTGCGAGCAGCGCGGAAAGGCGAGGCGAAGGGAGGCTGCGACCGTTGCCGGGcgggggagagggaaggctcCTTCTGGGGGACTGGGCACGTGCGCGGCCGTGAAATGGCGGGTCGGGGCCTGGCCGCTGCCTGCGGCCCGGGCCGGCTGTGGGGCCGGGGGATGTCCCGCTTGCCCGCCGCAGGTTGCAGGACCCCAGCCGGTTGCGTCTTAGCACCCTGGGTTCCCTGAGAGCCGCCAGTGCCTTCGCAAGGAACAGTGTCTGTGGGTTCTAACAGTTTACAGTGATGTAAACGAATTAGTTGTAAGATGCTTCTCAGAGTTTTCGTCATaggaaaagattaaataatccgaaaatttctcctttccacTGCACCAGCGCTTGTAATACTTTATTCAAATTACAATGGACTGTTTCTGTTGTATAAGATTCTTAAGTATTTGGCATAACCAGAAAATTGGAAGTCAAAGGTGAAAGTACTTTCCAGTAGTTAACTCTGCAGGTGTTAACCTGTGTGTAGTAAATTGtgtatatacaaatatacaaaattgtgtgtatacatataaCCTGTGTGTATAACTTAGGGCACCGCATGGAGGCTGTGTGGGACTATTTGTCAGCTGCTGTTGGAATCAAGTCATAAAGTTGTTTCTGTCAGCTGTCCTTACAAGCAGTATTCAGAAGTGCTGCGTTGGCATCCATATGTGTGTCAGTGCCATAAGATGGGAAAGAGCTATCATAAATTGCCCTAATATATCTCAGAAGTTACTGTAAGAATGATGATCTGACTGCCTTTTCTTGACAGATGCACCCCAATGGCGAACAGCACCGAGTTCCCATGTACAGCTTGAATAATCAGCTCCATATCTGGCTTCTCTTCAGAACTCATGGTTTTTTGCCAATACTTCTAATCTTGACGCTTCACCAGAGAAGAGTTTGAGagtttctcagtgtttttttaCCACGTGAACAGGGGTCATAGGCCACTGCTATTATGTCCTGGGTACAAGTTGCAGTCAGCCAATCCAGTGAGGATATATTTGATGAAGatgcagatgagatgtatcTATTAAAGAAGGAATGGAACAACACCATGAAAAAGAGATTGAAGGTATTTCTATAAAAAtgatttaatacttttttttagcCATTTTAGATTTACTGACACATAGCTTGATATACATGTGAATGATTTATAGGGAAAAGTAAAAGTAGCTGCTTAAAAGTTATTGTGGTGTACTTTCTTCTGAATATCAGGAAAATGTGGCAGAAATTTACATAAACGTTTCTTAGTAGTCACCAGAGCAAACTACTGTTTTACCAAAAGACATTGGCTCCTTCTGCACAACCATGTGCATTTATAAAAGGTAGTGCTGAGTTGTGATGCAAATTACTTGCTATGTACTTGTAGGTGTACCCCTAGTAAATGTAGGGCAACAGAGCTGAACACTGCTAATAAAGAAATGTGagctgtttggggttttgaaTAGAGTTAATAGTCAGATTATAAGATGTGTGACTGAATGTGCAACCACAGCTGGGCGTTGTGGTCTGTGTAGGTCTTTGGTTGGTTTATTCTCCtagtgaaaaatatattttatgaaagCTGCTTTCCACAGCCTTTGCCTCTCTGCAGTTCTACAGGGAACAAAACAAGTTCATAAACAGGTTAGTTTGACAGATACCATGTCAGAATGGGGCCAGTAGGGCTTGTCTGCTCACAGTTGAGCAGCTTTTGGCTGAAGAACGTGAATGGAAACTGATGTGTAGGCAGTTGACGAGGAAGGGTATTACAGCAGACCTGGTGTAGTTTCCTTCATCTGAGTTTCGTGAAAGGACTGGTTTTCTTAAGGAACTGTTTAGTGGTCTTACACAAATCCCTCTGATATTTATGAGTAGATACTGCAAAATTATGAAGTGTTATTGAAGTTAGAGTTGTATATTgggcaaaataaatatttgtgttccAGACTATTTTTCTAGCAAGGCCACCCTGAGCAAATAGGAGTTTTCACTTTCACAACTTGAAATTTTGATGTGAAAAAAGTTAAGAATTATTCTGCGTAATCTTTTAATGTGGTTATAATATAAAGAAAGTAATTTGCATTACAATCATTAGCTGTTTCTTAAAGAAAGCAGCCCCAATGTTAAGTGTATTTATATGTGACTCAGTCAATCACAGTCTCTTTTTCTGGTATAACTCTTAAATGGAGTGAGGTCCAGCAAATAAAGGAGGAATACTCAGCAGTTagttttgtgaaaataaaaagattccATGTAGATGGATTACAGATAGGAGAGTACCTCTCCTAAAGGGGAAGCTTGGAAGCCTGCATATCTTTTTAGATAGAAATAAGAAGTCTATATGTGATATTCCTAAATCCATTTCTCACAAAGGAGTTGGTAATCATTAAAGGAAATACGTTTTCCTGCGTATTTGTCTTACTTTTTTGATCTTTCTAAAAGTAGTTTCCCTATTTTCTGACTTTCTGGGGATCCGTTTGGGAAAAGTAAAAAACTGCATCCTACAGGTCAGTAAATCATAATACACTGCAGCAAGCATGTTTTGGTTTGGCAGTGAGGGTGTAGCTGTGAAGGATGTTCAGATATAGAAGCTGTAACTTAAGAGATTGAGTACTTGTGATACTtgtttaaacttctttttttattgttgttatgCATTTGTCATAGGTCCACTTTGTCATCTTGTGAACAACCTGTTTCACTGCTCTTGTTACAGGAAGGCTATAGGGATGGAATTGAGGCCGGGAAAGAACTTGCACTCCAGACAGGCTTTAATCAAGGTTACAGACATGGTGCCGAGCTGATGATTACATGTGGCCAGTTCAAAGGAACCCTGAAGTAGGTTACAAACTCCTTAGGGTTAAGTGTATGTGGAGGGTGTGTAACAAGGGAACATGCAtgaagttttttgtttggtttaattaaaaaaacaaccaaccaaaaaaccccaaaaactaccaaaaaaaaccccacaaaccccccccccccccccccccccccccccacattGTAAAACTGTACAAAGTGAGCAACCTGAGAATTCCCAGATCTTGAAAACAGGGAATGTCTATGTGGGTgtagaagttaaaaaaaaatctctttcagttGCTCTTCCAAAATTGTCTGAATCTACATCTTTAAGCTTAGTATTTAGTTCCACTGCCTGAATTTTCCATAAAACGTGAATGATACATAAATGATTCATATGTTTCATATGATTCATATGATTCATAGGTACCTTGTCACATTGCTATCTACCTCCACCAACTGGAGATGTAGATGCATATAATcacttttgttgttgttcactTTTCAGTGCTCTCTTATCCTGGTGTCATTTTAATGGACATGATTCTGCTTTAAGTACGATAAATAATCTTCTTGATGTGGTTGGAAAGTATGAAGATGATGTGCTTAAGTATCTGAATTCTACTGAAGAACAGCCACATCTTGGACACATTTTAGACTCTGTTCAGGACATGGACCTTAAtcacacagctgggacagagtACAAGGAAGTTAAAGATGGAAAACACGAAGACTGTGGCAGCTCCAGTGAAAACATTTGTAGGAATAATGGTGAGGTGGGTTCCTTGCAGTCTGAGTGCAGGAAGGCAAACCTCTGCACAGATCCTGAAAAGTCAACCCTTGCTTGGGTTAAAAGGCAGACTGTTTGGTTAGTAGAACAACTGGGTTTATCACTGGATATACTCTATCATGTCCAGCAACTGGAACATTAGTTTTTCTGTCTCAGAGTGCTTAAAACTATCACAGCTGGTTTTGATTCTTAGTTTGTGGGCCATGTACAGGCTGATGCATCActtttcttttaggaaaatctgattttgatGCTTTACAGGAGAAGTAATTTTTGTAAATCTTCACCGTGATTTTGGCTCATGGCAAAACCCCTCACTTTCAGTCTTTAAGGTAACATTCACAGAAAGGGGCAATGACCAAAGCTCTACAAAGAGTTACTAAAcatgtttctgttttgtgtcAGGAGCTCCCATTCCaccctcatttttttcttggcagCAGTTTGGAAATGAAGTGGGTCCCTCTAAATTGGTCCCATCTAATATCTAAAGAATAAATGCTCAGTGCTATGGAAATGGTCAGTGTTTTTGCAGAATAAGCTGCTGTTGATGATATGCTGTGTGTAAAATAGAACATGATTTGCTCCTGATTCCTAGAGTGCTGTGACTAGTCACCTTTTGTCAGATTCTTCATCTTATCTTTTGTAACCATGATACAATGCACTTTCACTGTTAAAAGCTAATTTTTGCCTCCTTATATAGTTCTATTTGTCAATTTTGCTGAAAACACATAATTTTCCTCAAATGCAGAATTGCTGACAATTCCATTGGTTTACTTTTAGACATCTACTCTTACCATGTCAGACCACACTAGACATGTTTCCAGTCTAATGAACATCCTTGTGTTATTTTTGTACTTACTTTGGCAGTCCCTCTAGCCTGAATTCTTTCCCACATTCCAATAATGTTTTTCTCAAACTCTTCAAGTAAACCAAGCTTATTCACCACCTCTTAGAAACACATCAGCCACACATGCCTATTTCTGATTACTTTGTATTTCTGTGCCAATATTCTATATTTGACTTGTTTTCTTGTAGCTTCCCTTAACTGTAGCTGTAAATTGCTCTGTTCACAAAGTTTGTTCTTTGTGAGTGCCTCTGTTTTACATTAATTAAACTGATTTATAGTAAGTTAGCAGTTTACTTGTTTGAAGTTTCTCATAACTCCTTTATATTGGAGACAAAGGGAGTCTAGACATAGTAAGATTTTGAACAGTCaactataatttaaaaaaaaaaaaatcacaaaacctTTTCATACTTGGAGGCCAGAAAAAATCTAAGGCaaaaattccttgtttttcagaGCCTGAGTTTACCACATTCTTACTAAAGACTGTTGTCCTGTCAGAGTTGGCAGACTGTAAGTTTGGTTTCCTTTCAGTAGCATTTCTGCTTTAGGAGTAAGCAGTCTTGCAGTTCAGAGTCTTGCATTGAACATATTTATGAAATAGTGGACAAAGAGGGGTGTCTGCATTTATTGTGTATATACAAAAGTCATTCAAGGAGCTTTTTCTCAATTTAGTTCGCATAATGTTAACATGGAtaaacagtaattttcttcaaatgccTGTGTTCTGTTATAGACTGTATCATGTATGTTAGACACAGATTTTCTCTGTATGCTGGTAGAATATGGGGCAGACAGTGTTGGGAGTCATTTAACTTTCCTAACTAATTTTTAATTAGTTGTTTTAACTAATTGTAAGCAGCGCCCACTTTTAGCCAGCACTAGTTAAGTTTCTTCACAGACTACTTTGATTATTAAATCACTGAAACCTTAAGTTTGTTAAAATTAAGCCTGACAATCTTCACTAAACAAAGCCAAAGGGATTTGAAGGTTGGGCATCTGGGATCTTAAATTTATGGCCATTCAAGGATGCTGGAGTAACCAGAAGATATAGAGGAGATTAAGGCCTGGAAAGTTGGAGACTCTCTGTttgagaaaaagataaaaaaaggaataaaggaTGTGGACCAGATTAGCATGAAGAGAAAGAAGTCAATAACGAAAAGGAGATCGAACACTAATTAATGAAGAGAATTATGTAACTTAAAACCAATGAACATGAATGTCTTTGTTTGCAAAAACTGCATAAATAAGTTAAAAAGTTCTGTATCGGGGTCAGCATTGAGGCTGGAACTTTGTCAGCCACACACATCTCTTGAACAAAGTGATGTGTGTGGCTGACAAAGTAATGGCTTATCTTCTAACAATAAAAAGACAGTGTTAGAGGGAATCTTATTTGCCCCGATGATTTTGGAGGTTTTCAGTAACAAGACAAAATAAAGGTTAATAGAATACTGTTAGACTTTCCAGATTAGgatgtttaaaaatgcagattcaAGTGAATTACTTTTCCATATTTAAAAGTCTGCAAAGAGGAGACACCATTCACAAATTACTAAGTAgactttatttttgcttataaAACCATCAGGTTTTTTGTCTATCATATCAGCTTCTATACTAACTATGGAATTGTCTTCCTCCACAAAGTTTCGGTGCATAGTGAGGggttactttttttccctgttatcACCCAGAGCTTCCAGTTTGGCTGTagagagattttcttttgtgctgtCTGTATTATTTGGCGTATCTGTCACTACCCAGTCTTGCTGACCAGCCCCAGAAAGGCTTTCTTTGAGACTGTTAGAATCTGTAGTTTGCTCCAGTTGTGGTTCAGGTTGTTGTTCCATGTCCATGTCTTGTGTTTCACTGTCAGCTTTCACCTTGGCAGCGTTCCTGAAAACAGCTCTCATGACAACTGGGACTGACATGcaactgaagaaagaaatgacaCATTAGTCACTACTACAGACTTTACCCGTTCTTTAAAgtacttctgtttttcaaactGTGGCTGACACCTGAATGAAAACCAGCATTACCTCTTTATGTTTTTGTCTGGTACAGCCTCGTGTTACATTGTAACCACAGTATAAACTACATGTGCTGTACCAGAAACATACATTGATACACTGAAATGTAGTGCTGAATCTTTGAACTTGGGTGTGCAAAGAAGCTTTGACTGAAAGTGTGGGAGGGTctggtcaaaaaaaaaatagtcataaGGGTGCTTCTAGTGAAGACCAAAACTAAGAATATTGAAATATATTCTTTCTTGTTGAGTTTTATAATTGTAACCTTCATGTTTTGTACAGGTACAGATCATATCTTTTCTAAAACACTATCTGTACTGGAGGAGTTTTTTTCCCACTCTTAACCTGGTTCCAAAAATAGTACCTACTTTGAAATCAGGTTCAAAATCCAAGCTACGTTGATTTTGTTGTCCTCAAACAGCTAATAGTTGTATAATAGCTTATACCAAACCAATTAGTGCTCTCAGACTATGCTCTGAATCAGTTTGTCTAGCCTATGTTCATGTATTGCAACAACTTGCTCTCTTGGAATTTGTTCAGAAAACAAGCCAGAGACAGTTTTGG carries:
- the YAE1 gene encoding protein YAE1 homolog isoform X1, encoding MSWVQVAVSQSSEDIFDEDADEMYLLKKEWNNTMKKRLKEGYRDGIEAGKELALQTGFNQGYRHGAELMITCGQFKGTLNALLSWCHFNGHDSALSTINNLLDVVGKYEDDVLKYLNSTEEQPHLGHILDSVQDMDLNHTAGTEYKEVKDGKHEDCGSSSENICRNNGEVGSLQSECRKANLCTDPEKSTLAWVKRQTVWLVEQLGLSLDILYHVQQLEH
- the YAE1 gene encoding protein YAE1 homolog isoform X9 — its product is MSWVQVAVSQSSEDIFDEDADEMYLLKKEWNNTMKKRLKEGYRDGIEAGKELALQTGFNQGYRHGAELMITCGQFKGTLNALLSWCHFNGHDSALSTINNLLDVVGKYEDDVLKYLNSTEEQPHLGHILDSVQDMDLNHTAGTEYKEVKDGKHEDCGSSSENICRNNGERS
- the YAE1 gene encoding protein YAE1 homolog isoform X6, with amino-acid sequence MSWVQVAVSQSSEDIFDEDADEMYLLKKEWNNTMKKRLKEGYRDGIEAGKELALQTGFNQGYRHGAELMITCGQFKGTLNALLSWCHFNGHDSALSTINNLLDVVGKYEDDVLKYLNSTEEQPHLGHILDSVQDMDLNHTAGTEYKEVKDGKHEDCGSSSENICRNNEPEFTTFLLKTVVLSELADL
- the YAE1 gene encoding protein YAE1 homolog isoform X10, whose product is MSWVQVAVSQSSEDIFDEDADEMYLLKKEWNNTMKKRLKEGYRDGIEAGKELALQTGFNQGYRHGAELMITCGQFKGTLNALLSWCHFNGHDSALSTINNLLDVVGKYEDDVLKYLNSTEEQPHLGHILDSVQDMDLNHTAGTEYKEVKDGKHEDCGSSSENICRNNV
- the YAE1 gene encoding protein YAE1 homolog isoform X8, which translates into the protein MSWVQVAVSQSSEDIFDEDADEMYLLKKEWNNTMKKRLKEGYRDGIEAGKELALQTGFNQGYRHGAELMITCGQFKGTLNALLSWCHFNGHDSALSTINNLLDVVGKYEDDVLKYLNSTEEQPHLGHILDSVQDMDLNHTAGTEYKEVKDGKHEDCGSSSENICRNNGESLSLPHSY
- the YAE1 gene encoding protein YAE1 homolog isoform X4, whose translation is MSWVQVAVSQSSEDIFDEDADEMYLLKKEWNNTMKKRLKEGYRDGIEAGKELALQTGFNQGYRHGAELMITCGQFKGTLNALLSWCHFNGHDSALSTINNLLDVVGKYEDDVLKYLNSTEEQPHLGHILDSVQDMDLNHTAGTEYKEVKDGKHEDCGSSSENICRNNGECDMQHDEDLQKSRGHLRLELSLKWQH
- the YAE1 gene encoding protein YAE1 homolog isoform X5 translates to MSWVQVAVSQSSEDIFDEDADEMYLLKKEWNNTMKKRLKEGYRDGIEAGKELALQTGFNQGYRHGAELMITCGQFKGTLNALLSWCHFNGHDSALSTINNLLDVVGKYEDDVLKYLNSTEEQPHLGHILDSVQDMDLNHTAGTEYKEVKDGKHEDCGSSSENICRNNAFLKTALMTTGTDMQLKKEMTH
- the YAE1 gene encoding protein YAE1 homolog isoform X7 — its product is MSWVQVAVSQSSEDIFDEDADEMYLLKKEWNNTMKKRLKEGYRDGIEAGKELALQTGFNQGYRHGAELMITCGQFKGTLNALLSWCHFNGHDSALSTINNLLDVVGKYEDDVLKYLNSTEEQPHLGHILDSVQDMDLNHTAGTEYKEVKDGKHEDCGSSSENICRNNGECDMQHDEDLQKSRIKSK
- the YAE1 gene encoding protein YAE1 homolog isoform X2 yields the protein MSWVQVAVSQSSEDIFDEDADEMYLLKKEWNNTMKKRLKEGYRDGIEAGKELALQTGFNQGYRHGAELMITCGQFKGTLNALLSWCHFNGHDSALSTINNLLDVVGKYEDDVLKYLNSTEEQPHLGHILDSVQDMDLNHTAGTEYKEVKDGKHEDCGSSSENICRNNEPEFTTFLLKTVVLSELADSFLKTALMTTGTDMQLKKEMTH
- the YAE1 gene encoding protein YAE1 homolog isoform X3, which encodes MSWVQVAVSQSSEDIFDEDADEMYLLKKEWNNTMKKRLKEGYRDGIEAGKELALQTGFNQGYRHGAELMITCGQFKGTLNALLSWCHFNGHDSALSTINNLLDVVGKYEDDVLKYLNSTEEQPHLGHILDSVQDMDLNHTAGTEYKEVKDGKHEDCGSSSENICRNNGECDMQHDEDLQKSSFYTGMVLASGIPFHSK